One Parageobacillus sp. KH3-4 genomic region harbors:
- a CDS encoding PTS glucitol/sorbitol transporter subunit IIA, which translates to MRTIYENTIKSVGPMAEEFLSEKMLILFGDRAPDELKNYCFVIDVVEVTEEIQTGDVLYMDNEKFVITSVGDVVCQNLGRLGHITLKFDGSTTPQLPGTLHLEQKELPKIGVGTKLKIMKE; encoded by the coding sequence ATGAGAACCATTTATGAAAACACAATTAAAAGTGTTGGTCCAATGGCAGAAGAATTTTTATCAGAAAAAATGTTGATCTTGTTTGGTGACAGAGCGCCGGATGAACTTAAAAATTATTGTTTTGTCATTGATGTTGTTGAAGTAACAGAGGAAATTCAAACGGGGGATGTACTTTATATGGATAATGAAAAATTTGTAATTACCTCTGTAGGCGATGTAGTCTGTCAAAACCTTGGGAGGTTAGGTCACATTACTTTGAAGTTTGATGGTTCCACAACTCCTCAATTGCCAGGAACATTACATTTAGAACAAAAGGAATTACCAAAAATCGGAGTAGGCACTAAACTGAAAATAATGAAAGAATGA
- a CDS encoding DUF3021 domain-containing protein, protein MKIFLYRSIIGILIGSFLSIIVTSCIIYFGHLHVINGESFLKNSFSFIFCGWFLIVSSLYFELESLRLSQQTALHFVTVIVLYFILSLGIGWIPFEWKSIIISVAIFIAIYIVIWVCHYLYFKKLANKMNEGLKKM, encoded by the coding sequence ATGAAAATTTTTTTATACAGAAGCATCATCGGTATATTGATCGGTTCTTTTCTTTCAATCATTGTAACTAGCTGTATCATCTATTTCGGCCATTTGCATGTCATTAATGGGGAAAGTTTTTTAAAAAACTCATTTAGTTTCATATTTTGTGGGTGGTTTCTCATCGTGTCTTCTCTTTATTTTGAATTAGAATCACTCCGTCTATCGCAACAAACGGCTTTGCACTTTGTTACAGTAATTGTTCTATATTTTATCTTGTCCTTGGGAATTGGATGGATCCCGTTTGAGTGGAAAAGTATCATTATTTCAGTAGCTATATTTATTGCCATCTATATAGTTATATGGGTTTGCCATTATTTATATTTCAAAAAATTGGCAAATAAAATGAATGAAGGTTTAAAGAAAATGTAA
- a CDS encoding glucitol/sorbitol-specific PTS transporter subunit IIBC, with amino-acid sequence MANYQSTEKHPSQKKYRSVKVVKGNGGFGGPLIITPNETRNKIVYITGGGTKPEIVDKIAELTGAEPVNGFNTTVPDEEIAVAVIDCGGTLRCGIYPQKRIPTINIMPTGKSGPLAKYITEDIYVSAVGLNEIQPVEEGMEERRQEQTAQPIEKKFKYSTDKKISETKALEENKSLLTKIGLGVGKVINTFYQAGRDAVQTLITTIIPFMAFVSLLIGIIQGSGVGNWFAKMMSPLAGNIWGLIIIGFICSLPFLSPLLGPGAVIAQVIGTLIGVEIAKGNIPPNLALPALFAINTQNACDFIPVGLGLAEAEPETVEVGVPSVLYSRFLTGVPRVLLAWAASFGLYS; translated from the coding sequence GTGGCAAATTACCAGTCGACAGAAAAACATCCATCCCAAAAAAAGTATAGATCCGTTAAAGTTGTAAAAGGAAATGGCGGCTTTGGCGGACCACTTATTATCACACCAAATGAAACTCGAAATAAAATTGTCTATATTACTGGCGGAGGGACCAAACCGGAGATTGTAGATAAAATTGCTGAATTAACAGGCGCAGAACCGGTTAACGGCTTTAATACCACTGTTCCAGATGAAGAAATTGCTGTAGCCGTAATTGATTGCGGCGGCACGCTCCGCTGTGGAATTTATCCGCAAAAACGGATCCCAACAATTAATATCATGCCAACAGGCAAAAGCGGTCCTTTAGCAAAATATATTACGGAAGACATTTATGTGTCAGCTGTCGGGCTCAATGAAATCCAGCCTGTTGAGGAGGGGATGGAAGAGCGCCGGCAGGAGCAAACAGCACAGCCGATAGAGAAAAAATTCAAGTATAGCACTGATAAGAAGATTTCGGAGACAAAAGCATTAGAGGAAAATAAAAGTTTGTTAACTAAAATTGGATTAGGAGTAGGTAAAGTTATTAATACCTTCTATCAGGCGGGACGTGATGCTGTTCAAACGCTTATTACTACCATCATCCCATTTATGGCTTTTGTATCACTATTAATTGGCATTATCCAAGGATCAGGGGTTGGCAATTGGTTTGCCAAAATGATGTCACCTCTAGCAGGAAATATCTGGGGGCTTATCATTATCGGTTTTATTTGTTCATTGCCATTCTTGTCGCCTTTACTCGGTCCTGGTGCTGTTATTGCACAAGTCATTGGGACATTAATTGGCGTAGAAATTGCTAAAGGCAATATCCCGCCAAATTTGGCGCTGCCAGCATTATTTGCTATTAATACACAAAACGCCTGTGATTTTATTCCTGTCGGCTTAGGTTTAGCTGAAGCAGAACCAGAGACAGTAGAGGTAGGGGTACCCTCGGTGCTGTACTCCCGGTTTTTAACGGGTGTACCGCGTGTGCTATTGGCTTGGGCAGCAAGTTTCGGTCTATACTCTTAG
- a CDS encoding FMN-binding negative transcriptional regulator → MYIPKAFEVNDKTKLVNFIRDNSFGILFSQEESGPLATHLPFLMDAKTGENGVLIGHMAKQNPHWNKLNGKEVLVVFPGPHAYISASWYNEPNTVPTWNYVAVHVYGTVRIIEKNEEIVERMEKMVSFLCPLLGMLNLMMSSSIV, encoded by the coding sequence ATGTACATACCAAAAGCTTTTGAGGTTAATGATAAAACAAAATTAGTAAATTTTATTAGAGACAACAGTTTTGGAATTTTATTTTCTCAGGAAGAAAGCGGGCCGTTAGCCACACATTTGCCTTTTTTAATGGATGCAAAAACGGGAGAGAACGGTGTGCTGATCGGGCATATGGCAAAACAGAATCCTCATTGGAATAAATTAAATGGTAAAGAAGTTCTTGTAGTCTTTCCGGGCCCACACGCTTACATATCCGCTTCTTGGTATAACGAACCAAACACTGTACCTACTTGGAATTATGTAGCAGTCCATGTATATGGAACAGTTAGAATCATAGAGAAAAACGAAGAAATAGTTGAACGGATGGAAAAGATGGTTAGTTTTCTATGCCCACTCCTTGGAATGCTCAATTTAATGATGAGTTCATCGATCGTTTAA
- a CDS encoding LytTR family DNA-binding domain-containing protein → MKVSLDIDNDYDETLVTIHCKEVDDTIKEILDFLKGIETNFIVGKNGDMHYILKPNEIHFFRTHGDAVQAVTAEGAFKLKEKMYELEKLLPSNKFVRISKSVIANLHELSRFEASFNGTLCVYFKSGVKEYVSRHYVHAIKKALKMNRGKKE, encoded by the coding sequence ATGAAAGTGTCCTTAGATATTGACAATGATTACGATGAGACGCTCGTGACCATTCACTGTAAAGAAGTAGATGACACGATTAAAGAAATTCTTGATTTCTTAAAAGGGATAGAAACGAATTTTATTGTTGGCAAAAATGGTGATATGCATTATATTTTAAAGCCAAATGAGATCCATTTTTTTCGTACGCATGGGGATGCCGTCCAGGCTGTCACAGCCGAAGGAGCATTTAAATTGAAAGAAAAGATGTATGAGCTCGAAAAATTGCTCCCCTCTAACAAGTTTGTTCGTATTTCTAAGTCAGTCATTGCAAATCTCCATGAGTTGAGCCGGTTTGAAGCGTCATTCAATGGCACTTTATGCGTTTATTTTAAATCAGGAGTGAAAGAGTACGTTTCCCGACATTATGTTCATGCCATCAAAAAAGCGTTAAAAATGAATAGGGGGAAAAAAGAATGA
- a CDS encoding LysE family translocator — translation MDFTLVMSFLGVAILLTLMPGPDILFVIVQSISQDKKAGIITALGLCSGLIVHITAAALGVSAIIYQSALAFAVVKYAGAAYLLYLAWQSFKEKETSFAINHTKPLKYRSLYKKGILMNLLNPKVSLFFLALLPQFVNKQMGHITLQMVILGIIFLVQALVVFVAVSVCSEKLRHILLANSFIAKRMNIVKGSLLALIGIQIAFSEK, via the coding sequence ATGGATTTCACACTAGTCATGTCCTTTTTAGGAGTGGCGATCTTGCTGACGTTAATGCCCGGGCCAGATATTCTGTTCGTAATTGTCCAAAGCATTTCACAGGACAAAAAAGCAGGAATCATAACGGCGCTGGGACTTTGTTCAGGCCTCATTGTACATATCACGGCTGCAGCGCTTGGGGTTTCGGCAATCATTTATCAATCTGCTTTAGCTTTCGCCGTCGTAAAATATGCGGGTGCAGCTTATTTGCTCTACTTAGCATGGCAATCGTTTAAGGAAAAGGAGACAAGCTTTGCCATTAACCATACCAAGCCGTTAAAGTATCGATCATTGTATAAAAAAGGAATTCTCATGAATCTGCTTAACCCAAAAGTATCATTGTTCTTTTTAGCATTATTGCCTCAATTTGTGAATAAACAAATGGGACACATTACGTTACAGATGGTCATTTTGGGGATTATTTTTCTGGTTCAAGCCTTGGTGGTTTTTGTCGCCGTCAGCGTGTGTTCAGAGAAACTGCGCCATATCCTGCTTGCTAATTCGTTCATAGCAAAACGAATGAACATCGTAAAAGGTTCGCTATTAGCGCTTATCGGCATACAGATTGCGTTTAGTGAAAAATGA
- a CDS encoding methyl-accepting chemotaxis protein produces the protein MKALKLGTKINLIVLCVIICLSGIITIVANVQITQGMKKSTVEKVKAVLLLAYQYIDEKYKGDWMIKDGALYKGNVKMNHNNEIVDQIGKLVNGNVVIFQNDIRVATNIKKNGKRVVGTAVPEKIANIVLKQGKTYFGEVETLGETFQAAYMPIQNSDGENIGIFCVSMHQRNIDATISSLFKTLIISTLVVLIISVLIILWFTRKIHRRLTSVSNALQQAGEGNFAVDIQDDAQDEIGQIIHSYNKMREDLKNLFKHVTTAAEQVAASSEELTASADHTAQATERVSSGTRKIASEAEEEASKMESSATALEQMAQGITNIANHSVAITDLSKQMIIQAEDGGNFVQKTVEQMNSIQQSVSKSEEMINVLYERSKEIGTILDVIREIADQTNLLALNAAIEAARAGEHGKGFAVVADEVRKLAEQSRESAKQIAELIFSIQKDTENTVQMMEQAIQNVKGGMEISQETTQKFNAIMESTRDASTQLEDITATVQQISAGIQQLSATVNELASVAKRSTTISEEIAASAEEQFASMEEITSAAKSLANMAEELQELVRKFKFDRE, from the coding sequence TTGAAAGCGCTAAAGCTGGGAACAAAAATTAACCTCATTGTGTTGTGCGTAATTATTTGTTTATCAGGAATTATTACGATCGTTGCAAATGTTCAAATTACCCAAGGCATGAAAAAATCGACAGTGGAAAAAGTAAAAGCTGTCCTTCTGCTTGCTTATCAATATATCGATGAGAAGTACAAAGGAGACTGGATGATAAAAGACGGTGCGCTTTATAAAGGAAATGTAAAAATGAATCATAATAATGAAATCGTTGATCAAATTGGAAAACTGGTCAATGGCAATGTTGTTATTTTCCAAAATGACATTAGGGTAGCCACAAATATCAAAAAAAATGGCAAGCGGGTTGTTGGTACTGCTGTTCCCGAAAAAATCGCAAACATCGTGTTGAAACAAGGAAAAACTTATTTTGGAGAGGTAGAAACTTTAGGAGAAACATTTCAAGCGGCATATATGCCGATTCAGAATTCGGATGGAGAAAACATCGGCATTTTTTGCGTAAGTATGCATCAAAGAAATATTGATGCCACGATCTCTTCACTTTTCAAGACGCTGATTATTTCAACGCTTGTCGTACTTATTATTTCTGTTCTGATTATTTTATGGTTTACGCGAAAAATTCATCGCAGATTAACATCTGTCTCTAATGCCCTCCAACAGGCAGGAGAAGGGAATTTTGCCGTAGATATTCAAGATGATGCTCAAGATGAAATTGGGCAAATTATACATAGTTACAATAAGATGAGGGAAGATTTGAAAAATTTATTTAAACATGTAACGACCGCGGCAGAGCAGGTAGCCGCTTCTTCGGAGGAGTTAACGGCGAGCGCGGATCACACTGCGCAGGCAACAGAACGAGTTTCATCAGGTACTAGGAAAATCGCGAGTGAAGCAGAAGAGGAAGCAAGTAAAATGGAGTCAAGCGCTACCGCTCTTGAACAAATGGCACAAGGGATTACAAATATTGCGAATCATTCTGTGGCGATTACCGATTTATCAAAACAAATGATTATCCAAGCCGAAGATGGAGGAAACTTTGTTCAAAAAACGGTCGAACAAATGAATTCGATTCAGCAATCTGTGTCTAAATCAGAAGAAATGATTAATGTGCTGTATGAACGTTCCAAAGAGATTGGCACAATACTGGATGTGATTAGAGAAATTGCCGATCAAACGAACCTTCTTGCGTTAAATGCTGCGATTGAAGCGGCAAGAGCGGGAGAACACGGAAAAGGCTTTGCCGTCGTCGCTGACGAAGTGAGAAAACTGGCGGAACAGTCCCGGGAGTCAGCGAAGCAAATCGCTGAACTGATTTTTAGCATCCAAAAAGATACGGAAAATACCGTGCAAATGATGGAACAAGCAATACAAAACGTAAAGGGCGGAATGGAAATCTCACAAGAAACGACTCAGAAATTCAATGCAATTATGGAAAGTACAAGAGATGCTTCAACACAACTGGAAGATATCACCGCAACAGTGCAGCAAATTTCTGCAGGAATTCAACAATTGAGTGCGACTGTCAACGAATTGGCGTCTGTTGCGAAAAGAAGTACTACGATATCCGAAGAAATCGCTGCTTCTGCGGAAGAGCAATTCGCATCGATGGAAGAAATTACATCGGCAGCAAAATCATTGGCGAACATGGCTGAAGAGTTACAGGAACTGGTTCGCAAATTTAAGTTTGATAGAGAATAA